AGCAAGGGATGCGAACGTAAGAGGCATACCACTTCAGCCACTTCTCTGAGTTCATGGCCAGAGCGGCGATTGCTGTTTGAAAGCTGCGCATCATGTGTACGAACAGATGCTATTGGAATACGGTTCAGGACTACTGGTCCGTGCGCTGCGGCTCGAACTAGCCACTCCCAGTCCGCTGCATGTCTCCAATTCTCACGGAATTTTCCCACGTCTTGCCAGAGGTTGCGAGAAAACGCCATTCCAGTGAGATTGCCGTTGAGACTGCCGAGCTCTAAAAGTGCTGGTATCAGTTGCTCAGGCGAAATCAGTGCTGAGCATCGGCTGACTTGATCGTGGTGCCAGGCACTGTCTGATGGTCTTGGGCTGCCATCAATGTTTATGGAGTCAAATGTGGATAGGATTAGTTCAGCTTCTGTCCAGCGCTGTCGGCATTCTTGAAGGGTTTTGATCGCTGTGGGGTGTAAATAGTCGTCGCTACAAAGCAGCAGTGCCCATTCGCTCTCTATTTCCTGAAGAGCTTTGTTCAAGTTGGCGAAGAGACCGAGGTTCCGAGGGCGGCGTACCCAATCAATGTCTACGTTCCTATGAGTTTTTTTCCACTGTTTCAGAAGCGCCTGGGTTTGTTGATCGGAGCCATCGTCCGCAATAAGTAGCCGCCACTGGGAACTTTCCTGGTGTAGCAAGCTGTTCAAAGCTTCCATTAGTAAAGCTGGGCGTCCATATACCGGCAGAACAACTGTGATGGTCTCCGAAGGCATCATTGTTGCTCCACCAGGTTTTTGTAGAGCGAGATTGCGCGTTGGCCATAGGCTTGCCAGTTCAACTCGCTATTCGCTAGTTCAATCGCAGCTTTTCGCTTCCGCTCCCAAAGCAGCGGCTCGTTTTGGAGGCGCTGCAGGCAGTGAGCTATGGCATCCGGTCGACGAATGGGTATGACGAACCCGGCAGGGAATTCCTGAATTTCAAGTGGGTTACCACCGCTTTCTGATCCCTGGAGTCGGAGCAAATCTTCACCACCAGTGTTGGTGGTACAGATCAGTGGCAGGCCGCAGGCCAGTGCTTGCATCTGGACCATGGCCATTCCCTCTTCGATTGAGGCAATCACAAAGCAGTGTGCTTCTTGGTAGTGCATGACCAGTTCCGTTTGAGGACGATGCCCTAGGTGCCTGACGCACGGAGGTTGTCGCTTCAGAAGGTCCTCGATTTCCGAGGTCTGTCCTCCTAACAAGGTAAGGCTGGCGTTTGGAAGGTTCGCGGTTTGGAACGCAGTTAGTAAGTCCGGAATGCC
This genomic window from Synechococcus sp. MIT S9220 contains:
- a CDS encoding glycosyltransferase family 2 protein, yielding MPSETITVVLPVYGRPALLMEALNSLLHQESSQWRLLIADDGSDQQTQALLKQWKKTHRNVDIDWVRRPRNLGLFANLNKALQEIESEWALLLCSDDYLHPTAIKTLQECRQRWTEAELILSTFDSINIDGSPRPSDSAWHHDQVSRCSALISPEQLIPALLELGSLNGNLTGMAFSRNLWQDVGKFRENWRHAADWEWLVRAAAHGPVVLNRIPIASVRTHDAQLSNSNRRSGHELREVAEVVCLLRSHPLLTEEPRRHKWAAEVMQHQLWNLIKQIPVRGTRAVIEGLPFIRKASGLRQTTISLLKSIPRRLRK